A genomic segment from Etheostoma spectabile isolate EspeVRDwgs_2016 chromosome 11, UIUC_Espe_1.0, whole genome shotgun sequence encodes:
- the lrrfip1a gene encoding leucine-rich repeat flightless-interacting protein 1 isoform X16, translating into MGTQGTGRKRSTKKERSTAEDDALNLIAREAEARLAAKRAARAEAREIRMKELERQQKEIFQVQKKYYGLNTKIDDRADSKWGDIEQWMEDSERYSRSSQIQTLSDDDERMSVGSRGSARVEDRDYLEKGSRAASALTAATLTSVGTSSRRGSGETAVTLDAESSIREIKDVLVEVEEKYRKAMVSNAQLDNEKNNLMYQVDTLKDSLMELEELLSESRRGYEEKVKEYEREKHAHSVLQFQFNEMKETLKQSEELLNDIRQLRIKQEGLVREISDLQETVEWKDKKIGALERQKEYTDAIRIERDELREEVVQLRDILKKHGIVLGPDLNVNGEVGEVDVDGSPGADTASPPAQDSNTPPVEGNSMLGNTEETQLRSSREEEVDPEQHQEVFEEAKEKCSSSDTPCNVSGVSTLETSSEEQPTQEQHTCLEEDKKTATEEDNVVERCLSKNSNVDINDQSITEAKDIIICSPGLQGIVTSSEKNIPQKERPAGGDVGETETKSCSVDTKSDDIRESSNNLFEERENKQEVVEESHLRNTEPCHQQRIVMTESLPDESIQAVENTEPQPKPDNAEEAENDEAEEVSGKTQPQCTAASGKKKKRKRKSKKKGGTHEDKNQQKDVTDKEKDKTEVDVESAAREKGPTTEPEVDGSVTETHKESRVDQVENEQHLQETEEVDGVKDVKLSETFSPNETVKEARIDHAADEHDKEQGLEVETAEAVAAIETFSQVKTLKETRADLRQDKQDEKQTFELEKVEVGSITSPVPEIDLSTYDLIDNAKGADSSNDLEKECTFCIDDSKSETNISSNDDAIHTELENINSAEDEVGPIDEMKSKCSTNNPENTFETSGKKNTKAELPALSSGDTAAVESESTNLAESKENMDVSLSSTDGFTDTLISLSGSDLSAAVPSGSDGAPIKVSEGGPKETTETAKDHDESGTENERESFSPSVVPIVISSARAEKEELNESLREAEGLIEPDVKRDSCDSASLTENTESHDPVKSPLQTVAQADLLDDVESQTLQCECQFVATKSEEINTIDMLNTPAFPTEASEIGSTLEQNHSTEESAVAEDPETHENSQNDQQSETPRLPGPSKDQSEDNDSSQPALQGRDEDTFEDDEGLSFDFDDMDVEVAIATSVPKTLEQEEVEEGVDVTSDESSNGVSVQSQTESNEKSKERNDETCTVDGGNEVDKLETRSQEHQKSLAHEDNTSEKGEHVEDVCETPKPMSGEEAGVKDEPRHIIEEGKGLNVGEDINQAMSLSIEEGLDAVKHELEVPKHVEQVASNKEPHHTGKDGKKNSKKGKGKGKEECKMS; encoded by the exons GTGGAGGACAGAGATTATCTGGAGAAG GGATCTCGAGCAGCTTCTGCTTTAACAGCAGCGACCCTCACCTCCGTAGGGACGTCCTCGCGGAGAGGAAGTGGCGAGACGGCTGTAACTCTAGACGCAGAGTCCTCTATACGAGAAATCAAG GATGTGTTAGTAGAAGTGGAGGAGAAGTACCGTAAGGCCATGGTGTCCAACGCCCAGCTGGACAACGAGAAGAACAACCTGATGTACCAGGTGGACACGCTCAAAGACTCGCTCATGGAGCTGGAGGAGCTGCTGTCGGAGTCGCGCCGCGGATATGAGGAGAAAGTCAAG GAGTATGAGCGAGAGAAACACGCCCACTCCGTGCTCCAGTTCCAGTTCAATGAAATGAAAGAGAcgctaaaacaaagtgaagagcTGCTCAAC GACATCCGTCAGCTGCGTATCAAGCAGGAAGGTTTGGTTAGAGAAATCTCCGACCTGCAGGAGACGGTGGAGTGGAAGGATAAAAAGATTGGG GCCTTAGAGCGACAGAAGGAATACACAGACGCGATCCGAATCGAGCGAGATGAGCTCAGAGAAGAGGTGGTGCAGCTCAGAGACATTTTGAAG AAACATGGAATAGTATTGGGTCCTGATCTGAACGTCAACGGAGAGGTTGGTGAGGTGGACGTGGACGGGTCCCCTGGTGCAGACACTGCTTCCCCCCCGGCCCAGGACTCAAACACTCCCCCTGTGGAGGGGAACAGCATGCtgg GCAACACAGAGGAGACTCAGTTGAGAAGtagcagagaggaagaggtggaTCCAGAGCAGCATCAAGAAGTGTTTGAGGAAGCCAAAGAGAAGTGCTCGAGCTCTGATACTCCCTGTAATGTATCTGGTGTTTCCACCCTGGAAACATCCAGCGAAGAACAGCCAACGCAAGAACAACACACATGCTTAGAAGAAGACAAGAAGACTGCCACAGAAGAAGACAATGTTGTAGAACGTTGCCTTAGCAAGAACTCAAATGTTGACATTAATGACCAATCAATCACAGAGGCCAAAGATATAATCATTTGCAGCCCTGGGCTTCAAGGGATTGTAACAAGTTCTGAGAAAAATATTCCACAGAAAGAAAGGCCTGCAGGGGGAGATGTAGGGGAGACAGAAACCAAAAGCTGTAGTGTTGACACCAAGAGTGATGACATTAGAGAGTCATCTAACAACCTTTTTGAAGAGCgagaaaacaaacaggaagtTGTTGAGGAAAGTCACTTGAGAAATACAGAACCATGTCATCAGCAAAGAATTGTTATGACGGAAAGTTTACCGGACGAGTCCATCCAAGCTGTAGAGAACACCGAACCTCAACCAAAGCCTGATAATGCAGAAGAAGCAGAAAACGACGAGGCAGAGGAAGTATCAGGTAAAACTCAGCCTCAGTGTACTGCTGCTTcagggaaaaagaagaaaaggaagaggaaatccaaaaagaaaggaggaaCTCACGAGGATAAGAACCAACAAAAAGATGTAACCGATAAAGAAAAGGACAAAACTGAAGTAGACGTTGAATCAGCTGCAAGAGAGAAAGGGCCAACGACAGAACCGGAAGTTGATGGTTCTGTTACTGAAACCCATAAGGAATCAAGGGTGGATCAAGTTGAGAATGAGCAGCACCTGCAAGAAACTGAGGAGGTAGATGGAGTAAAAGACGTGAAACTCTCTGAAACGTTTTCTCCCAATGAAACTGTCAAAGAAGCAAGGATAGATCATGCTGCAGATGAGCATGACAAGGAACAAGGTCTGGAAGTTGAAACAGCAGAGGCAGTGGCAGCCATTGAAACCTTTTCTCAAGTTAAAACTCTCAAGGAAACCAGAGCAGATCTTAGACAGGATAAGCAAGACGAGAAGCAGACTTTTGAATTGGAGAAAGTAGAAGTGGGGTCTATAACAAGTCCTGTTCCAGAGATCGACCTCAGTACTTACGATCTTATTGACAACGCCAAAGGTGCAGACAGTTCCAATGATCTTGAGAAAGAGTGCACTTTCTGTATAGATGATTCTAAAAGTGAAACGAACATCTCATCTAATGACGATGCCATCCATACTGAGTTAGAAAATATTAATAGTGCAGAGGATGAAGTTGGACCTATTGATGAGATGAAATCTAAATGCTCAACCAACAACCCAGAAAACACCTTTGAAACAAGTGGTAAGAAAAACACTAAAGCTGAATTGCCTGCTTTAAGCAGTGGTGATACTGCTGCTGTTGAATCTGAATCCACCAACCTAGCTGAGAGTAAGGAGAACATGGATGTGTCCCTGTCTTCTACCGATGGCTTCACCGACACTCTCATTAGCTTGTCTGGCTCAGACCTGTCGGCAGCTGTGCCCTCAGGCAGCGATGGCGCTCCCATCAAGGTTTCTGAGGGGGGTCCCAAGGAGACCACTGAGACAGCCAAAGACCATGATGAGTCAGGAACAGAGAATGAACGAGAATCCTTTTCTCCCAGTGTGGTTCCCATTGTCATTTCTTCAGCCAGAGCCGAAAAGGAGGAGCTAAATGAAAGTTTGAGGGAAGCTGAAGGTTTAATCGAGCCAGATGTAAAACGTGACAGTTGTGACAGTGCATCCCTAACAGAAAACACTGAGTCACATGACCCTGTAAAGAGTCCTTTGCAGACTGTAGCGCAGGCTGACCTATTAGATGATGTAGAAAGCCAGACGTTACAGTGTGAGTGTCAGTTTGTGGCCACTAAATCAGAAGAGATCAATACCATTGACATGTTAAATACACCAGCCTTTCCAACAGAAGCTTCTGAAATTGGGTCCACACTCGAGCAGAACCACAGTACTGAAGAATCAGCTGTTGCAGAAGATCCTGAAACGCATGAAAACAGTCAAAATGATCAACAGAGTGAGACACCGCGCCTGCCTGGACCCAGCAAAGACCAGTCTGAGGATAATGATTCATCTCAACCTGCCCTGCAGGGGAGGGATGAAGACACCTTTGAAGATGACGAAGGCCTGTCTTTTGATTTTGATGACATGGATGTCGAGGTGGCTATAGCGACAAGTGTCCCCAAAACTCTGGAACAGGAAGAAGTGGAGGAGGGAGTGGACGTCACGTCGGATGAAAGCAGCAATGGAGTTTCAGTCCAAAGTCAAACGGAGTCAAAtgaaaaatcaaaagaaagaaatgatgaGACGTGTACGGTGGATGGCGGTAACGAGGTAGATAAACTAGAAACTAGGTCTCAAGAACACCAAAAGTCTTTGGCTCATGAGGACAACACCTCTGAAAAGGGGGAACATGTGGAAGATGTGTGTGAAACGCCTAAACCTATGTCTGGGGAAGAAGCAGGTGTAAAAGATGAGCCCAGGCACATTATAGAGGAAGGAAAGGGTTTGAATGTTGGAGAGGACATTAACCAGGCGATGTCTCTGTCCATAGAGGAAGGGTTAGATGCCGTTAAGCATGAGTTGGAAGTACCAAAGCATGTAGAGCAAGTGGCCAGCAACAAAGAGCCACACCACACAGGGAAAGATgggaagaaaaacagcaagaaagGTAAAGGCAAGGGCAAGGAGGAGTGCAAGATGTCTTAG
- the lrrfip1a gene encoding leucine-rich repeat flightless-interacting protein 1 isoform X20 translates to MSVGSRGSARVEDRDYLEKGSRAASALTAATLTSVGTSSRRGSGETAVTLDAESSIREIKDVLVEVEEKYRKAMVSNAQLDNEKNNLMYQVDTLKDSLMELEELLSESRRGYEEKVKEYEREKHAHSVLQFQFNEMKETLKQSEELLNDIRQLRIKQEGLVREISDLQETVEWKDKKIGALERQKEYTDAIRIERDELREEVVQLRDILKKHGIVLGPDLNVNGEVGEVDVDGSPGADTASPPAQDSNTPPVEGNSMLGNTEETQLRSSREEEVDPEQHQEVFEEAKEKCSSSDTPCNVSGVSTLETSSEEQPTQEQHTCLEEDKKTATEEDNVVERCLSKNSNVDINDQSITEAKDIIICSPGLQGIVTSSEKNIPQKERPAGGDVGETETKSCSVDTKSDDIRESSNNLFEERENKQEVVEESHLRNTEPCHQQRIVMTESLPDESIQAVENTEPQPKPDNAEEAENDEAEEVSGKTQPQCTAASGKKKKRKRKSKKKGGTHEDKNQQKDVTDKEKDKTEVDVESAAREKGPTTEPEVDGSVTETHKESRVDQVENEQHLQETEEVDGVKDVKLSETFSPNETVKEARIDHAADEHDKEQGLEVETAEAVAAIETFSQVKTLKETRADLRQDKQDEKQTFELEKVEVGSITSPVPEIDLSTYDLIDNAKGADSSNDLEKECTFCIDDSKSETNISSNDDAIHTELENINSAEDEVGPIDEMKSKCSTNNPENTFETSGKKNTKAELPALSSGDTAAVESESTNLAESKENMDVSLSSTDGFTDTLISLSGSDLSAAVPSGSDGAPIKVSEGGPKETTETAKDHDESGTENERESFSPSVVPIVISSARAEKEELNESLREAEGLIEPDVKRDSCDSASLTENTESHDPVKSPLQTVAQADLLDDVESQTLQCECQFVATKSEEINTIDMLNTPAFPTEASEIGSTLEQNHSTEESAVAEDPETHENSQNDQQSETPRLPGPSKDQSEDNDSSQPALQGRDEDTFEDDEGLSFDFDDMDVEVAIATSVPKTLEQEEVEEGVDVTSDESSNGVSVQSQTESNEKSKERNDETCTVDGGNEVDKLETRSQEHQKSLAHEDNTSEKGEHVEDVCETPKPMSGEEAGVKDEPRHIIEEGKGLNVGEDINQAMSLSIEEGLDAVKHELEVPKHVEQVASNKEPHHTGKDGKKNSKKGKGKGKEECKMS, encoded by the exons GTGGAGGACAGAGATTATCTGGAGAAG GGATCTCGAGCAGCTTCTGCTTTAACAGCAGCGACCCTCACCTCCGTAGGGACGTCCTCGCGGAGAGGAAGTGGCGAGACGGCTGTAACTCTAGACGCAGAGTCCTCTATACGAGAAATCAAG GATGTGTTAGTAGAAGTGGAGGAGAAGTACCGTAAGGCCATGGTGTCCAACGCCCAGCTGGACAACGAGAAGAACAACCTGATGTACCAGGTGGACACGCTCAAAGACTCGCTCATGGAGCTGGAGGAGCTGCTGTCGGAGTCGCGCCGCGGATATGAGGAGAAAGTCAAG GAGTATGAGCGAGAGAAACACGCCCACTCCGTGCTCCAGTTCCAGTTCAATGAAATGAAAGAGAcgctaaaacaaagtgaagagcTGCTCAAC GACATCCGTCAGCTGCGTATCAAGCAGGAAGGTTTGGTTAGAGAAATCTCCGACCTGCAGGAGACGGTGGAGTGGAAGGATAAAAAGATTGGG GCCTTAGAGCGACAGAAGGAATACACAGACGCGATCCGAATCGAGCGAGATGAGCTCAGAGAAGAGGTGGTGCAGCTCAGAGACATTTTGAAG AAACATGGAATAGTATTGGGTCCTGATCTGAACGTCAACGGAGAGGTTGGTGAGGTGGACGTGGACGGGTCCCCTGGTGCAGACACTGCTTCCCCCCCGGCCCAGGACTCAAACACTCCCCCTGTGGAGGGGAACAGCATGCtgg GCAACACAGAGGAGACTCAGTTGAGAAGtagcagagaggaagaggtggaTCCAGAGCAGCATCAAGAAGTGTTTGAGGAAGCCAAAGAGAAGTGCTCGAGCTCTGATACTCCCTGTAATGTATCTGGTGTTTCCACCCTGGAAACATCCAGCGAAGAACAGCCAACGCAAGAACAACACACATGCTTAGAAGAAGACAAGAAGACTGCCACAGAAGAAGACAATGTTGTAGAACGTTGCCTTAGCAAGAACTCAAATGTTGACATTAATGACCAATCAATCACAGAGGCCAAAGATATAATCATTTGCAGCCCTGGGCTTCAAGGGATTGTAACAAGTTCTGAGAAAAATATTCCACAGAAAGAAAGGCCTGCAGGGGGAGATGTAGGGGAGACAGAAACCAAAAGCTGTAGTGTTGACACCAAGAGTGATGACATTAGAGAGTCATCTAACAACCTTTTTGAAGAGCgagaaaacaaacaggaagtTGTTGAGGAAAGTCACTTGAGAAATACAGAACCATGTCATCAGCAAAGAATTGTTATGACGGAAAGTTTACCGGACGAGTCCATCCAAGCTGTAGAGAACACCGAACCTCAACCAAAGCCTGATAATGCAGAAGAAGCAGAAAACGACGAGGCAGAGGAAGTATCAGGTAAAACTCAGCCTCAGTGTACTGCTGCTTcagggaaaaagaagaaaaggaagaggaaatccaaaaagaaaggaggaaCTCACGAGGATAAGAACCAACAAAAAGATGTAACCGATAAAGAAAAGGACAAAACTGAAGTAGACGTTGAATCAGCTGCAAGAGAGAAAGGGCCAACGACAGAACCGGAAGTTGATGGTTCTGTTACTGAAACCCATAAGGAATCAAGGGTGGATCAAGTTGAGAATGAGCAGCACCTGCAAGAAACTGAGGAGGTAGATGGAGTAAAAGACGTGAAACTCTCTGAAACGTTTTCTCCCAATGAAACTGTCAAAGAAGCAAGGATAGATCATGCTGCAGATGAGCATGACAAGGAACAAGGTCTGGAAGTTGAAACAGCAGAGGCAGTGGCAGCCATTGAAACCTTTTCTCAAGTTAAAACTCTCAAGGAAACCAGAGCAGATCTTAGACAGGATAAGCAAGACGAGAAGCAGACTTTTGAATTGGAGAAAGTAGAAGTGGGGTCTATAACAAGTCCTGTTCCAGAGATCGACCTCAGTACTTACGATCTTATTGACAACGCCAAAGGTGCAGACAGTTCCAATGATCTTGAGAAAGAGTGCACTTTCTGTATAGATGATTCTAAAAGTGAAACGAACATCTCATCTAATGACGATGCCATCCATACTGAGTTAGAAAATATTAATAGTGCAGAGGATGAAGTTGGACCTATTGATGAGATGAAATCTAAATGCTCAACCAACAACCCAGAAAACACCTTTGAAACAAGTGGTAAGAAAAACACTAAAGCTGAATTGCCTGCTTTAAGCAGTGGTGATACTGCTGCTGTTGAATCTGAATCCACCAACCTAGCTGAGAGTAAGGAGAACATGGATGTGTCCCTGTCTTCTACCGATGGCTTCACCGACACTCTCATTAGCTTGTCTGGCTCAGACCTGTCGGCAGCTGTGCCCTCAGGCAGCGATGGCGCTCCCATCAAGGTTTCTGAGGGGGGTCCCAAGGAGACCACTGAGACAGCCAAAGACCATGATGAGTCAGGAACAGAGAATGAACGAGAATCCTTTTCTCCCAGTGTGGTTCCCATTGTCATTTCTTCAGCCAGAGCCGAAAAGGAGGAGCTAAATGAAAGTTTGAGGGAAGCTGAAGGTTTAATCGAGCCAGATGTAAAACGTGACAGTTGTGACAGTGCATCCCTAACAGAAAACACTGAGTCACATGACCCTGTAAAGAGTCCTTTGCAGACTGTAGCGCAGGCTGACCTATTAGATGATGTAGAAAGCCAGACGTTACAGTGTGAGTGTCAGTTTGTGGCCACTAAATCAGAAGAGATCAATACCATTGACATGTTAAATACACCAGCCTTTCCAACAGAAGCTTCTGAAATTGGGTCCACACTCGAGCAGAACCACAGTACTGAAGAATCAGCTGTTGCAGAAGATCCTGAAACGCATGAAAACAGTCAAAATGATCAACAGAGTGAGACACCGCGCCTGCCTGGACCCAGCAAAGACCAGTCTGAGGATAATGATTCATCTCAACCTGCCCTGCAGGGGAGGGATGAAGACACCTTTGAAGATGACGAAGGCCTGTCTTTTGATTTTGATGACATGGATGTCGAGGTGGCTATAGCGACAAGTGTCCCCAAAACTCTGGAACAGGAAGAAGTGGAGGAGGGAGTGGACGTCACGTCGGATGAAAGCAGCAATGGAGTTTCAGTCCAAAGTCAAACGGAGTCAAAtgaaaaatcaaaagaaagaaatgatgaGACGTGTACGGTGGATGGCGGTAACGAGGTAGATAAACTAGAAACTAGGTCTCAAGAACACCAAAAGTCTTTGGCTCATGAGGACAACACCTCTGAAAAGGGGGAACATGTGGAAGATGTGTGTGAAACGCCTAAACCTATGTCTGGGGAAGAAGCAGGTGTAAAAGATGAGCCCAGGCACATTATAGAGGAAGGAAAGGGTTTGAATGTTGGAGAGGACATTAACCAGGCGATGTCTCTGTCCATAGAGGAAGGGTTAGATGCCGTTAAGCATGAGTTGGAAGTACCAAAGCATGTAGAGCAAGTGGCCAGCAACAAAGAGCCACACCACACAGGGAAAGATgggaagaaaaacagcaagaaagGTAAAGGCAAGGGCAAGGAGGAGTGCAAGATGTCTTAG